In the Flagellimonas sp. HMM57 genome, one interval contains:
- a CDS encoding 16S rRNA (uracil(1498)-N(3))-methyltransferase, which translates to MQLFFNPSLDNSFKQFFFTPEESKHIVKVLRKKEGDLLQITNGKGYLFEAKIITADPRNCKAQIVKDIKSVPKRYRLHLIVAPTKMNDRYEWFLEKATEIGVDEITPIICERSERKVLKIERMQRVLQSAMKQSLQTFLPKLNPIISYQEFMDKELEGFKFIAHCDEGEKMEFKRKAVADSNIVMLIGPEGDFSKAEIDQAKSKGFVPVSLGTTRLRTETAAIVACTTVSIVNN; encoded by the coding sequence ATGCAACTCTTTTTCAACCCCTCATTGGACAACAGTTTTAAGCAGTTCTTCTTTACTCCGGAAGAAAGCAAGCACATTGTTAAGGTATTGCGCAAAAAAGAGGGCGACCTATTGCAGATCACCAATGGGAAAGGCTATTTGTTCGAGGCCAAAATTATTACTGCAGACCCAAGAAATTGCAAAGCGCAAATTGTAAAGGATATAAAAAGTGTTCCCAAACGCTACCGATTACATCTAATCGTTGCCCCTACCAAAATGAACGACCGCTACGAATGGTTCCTTGAAAAAGCCACTGAAATTGGTGTGGATGAGATTACCCCGATCATCTGCGAACGTTCAGAGCGGAAAGTCCTAAAAATAGAGCGTATGCAACGTGTGCTGCAGTCTGCAATGAAACAATCTTTACAAACTTTTTTGCCAAAGCTAAATCCCATAATTTCTTATCAAGAATTTATGGATAAGGAATTGGAAGGCTTCAAATTCATTGCACATTGTGATGAAGGTGAAAAAATGGAATTTAAAAGAAAAGCTGTTGCTGATAGCAATATCGTAATGTTGATTGGACCTGAAGGTGATTTTTCGAAAGCAGAAATCGATCAGGCCAAATCCAAAGGCTTTGTTCCTGTTTCATTGGGAACGACCCGTTTGCGAACAGAAACTGCAGCTATCGTTGCCTGTACCACGGTTTCCATAGTAAATAACTAG